The proteins below are encoded in one region of Triticum aestivum cultivar Chinese Spring chromosome 1B, IWGSC CS RefSeq v2.1, whole genome shotgun sequence:
- the LOC123082293 gene encoding serine/arginine repetitive matrix protein 1-like, giving the protein MGSSRSKPVREQQPAAPPKPKQMPEPEPTPTPTPTPTPKKKRDPKVEVPRRRRRRRRRRRRRSVTRRWRCRPSSTPAQRRPHQDAGARVRAVVREALTARPVRRLLQSSWERKRRGHAQDGGGSSCRSDRNCVTRWRGGSASMAEVVIIALFTKCHISYILTLINYDIPVNIL; this is encoded by the exons ATGGGGAGTTCCCGGAGCAAGCCCGTGCGGGAGCAGCAGCCAGCGGCACCGCCAAAGCCGAAGCAGATGCCGGAGCCggagccgacgccgacgccgacgccgacgccgacgccgaagaaGAAGCGTGACCCGAAGGTGGAggtgccccgacgccgacgccgacgccgacgccgacgccgaagaaGAAGCGTGACCCGAAGGTGGAGGTGCCGCCCCTCATCGACCCCCGCCCAACGCCGCCCGCACCAG GATGCTGGTGCCAGGGTACGAGCTGTGGTTCGGGAAGCCCTCACTGCGCGCCCTGTTCGACGACTACTTCAATCAAGCTGGGAGCGTAAACGCAGGGGTCATGCTCAAGATGGTGGAGGATCCTCATGTCGATCTGACCGCAACT GCGTCACCAGGTGGCGGGGAGGCTCAGCTTCGATGGCAGAGGTAGTCATCATTGCATTGTTTACCAAATGTCATATTTCTTATATACTTACACTTATTAATTATGATATCCCTGTTAATATACTCTAG